TAGCAAGTAATGCGGTGCGTGCTGGTATCGTTGGTGCTCACAATGCTGCAGGGACTGCCATTGATGGCGCTGGTGTCCAAGGCTCAAACGGGATTGAAATCTTTGACTTGAAATTAGTTTCCACCGGTTTAAGCGTTAAGGCTGCCAAAAAGGCCGATATTCCAGTGAAATATGTTGACTATGAAGACTTACAATTACCAGGCTTTATGCCAGAAGAAAAGAATGAAAAAGTAAAAATTCGGATTGTTTATACTGAAGAAGGAAACCGGATCGTCGGTGCTCAATTAGCTTCTCATTACGATATGCACCAATTAATCCACATGTTCTCCTTAGCAATCCAAGAAGAATTAACCATGGATAAATTACAACTCCTGGACATTTTCTTCTTGCCTCACTATAACCAACCTTATAACTATGTCACTATGGCGGCTTTAAGCGCTGATAAATAGCAACCATTAAGAAAATTGAGAAAAGCCCTGACTCGCTGATTTTTCAAAATCAAGTGAGTCAGGGCCTTTTTGATTGATAATTTATTAGCCTAGCTTCTTAGCGAGCCAGTAATAGATGAGCAAAATAATAATGGCACCTAGTAGGGTAGGAATAATGTAAAAACCGCCGATTTCTGGACCGAAGCCAGACATTAATTTTCCGCCTAGCCAGGAACCGAGAATACCTGCAATAACATTTCCAATCACTCCACCGGGAACGTCTCTACCAATGATGGCACCAGCGATTGCACCAAGTACACCACCAACAATGAGGGACCAAATCCAACCCATAGTGATTACCTCCTTTATTTTTGTCTGTTTATATTCTAGTTGAAAAAGACGCTTTTAACAAATAATATGTAAGTTCTGCTTAAGAAATTGAGAGCTTTACCTATTCCTATAGATTTTTGTTACAATAAAACAGAATTTAATTTCATAGAAAAGGGGTAGCCTCATGGAATTCGGTGAAAAAACACTCAATAAAAAAACCATTTACCAAGGCAGTTTGATTGAAGTTGAAAAGCACGTGGTGGAATTACAGAACAAGGAAAAAGCTAATCGCGAGATCATCCACCATGCTCCGGCTGTAGCAATTTTAGCGATTAATGATGGCAAATTATTACTGGTCAAGCAATACCGTAAGGCCATTGAAAAGGCAATTTTAGAAATTCCTGCCGGCTTAGTCGATCCTGGAGAAGACCTCTTAACTGCTGCCAAGCGTGAACTCGAAGAGGAAACCGCCTTTCAAGCTGAAAATTGGCAGGCCCTGGATAAATTTTATGTCTCACCTGGCTATTTAGATGAATATTTACAAGTCTACCAGGCTTCAACTTTAGCTAAAGTCGCTCATCCTAAGGCTCAAGACGCCGATGAGCATATTGAAGTGTTTCAATTAAGCTTTGAAGAAGCGCAAGCGGCTATTGAAAATGGCGATATTTGTGATATGAAGACGATTTATGCCGTCAAGCAGTGGGAAATTGATAGATTACGAGGTGAAAAGAAGTAGGTCTTATGAAGCAAAAGGATCCTTTAATTACCCGACGTTCTTATCGGAAAGCTCGGGAAAAGAACAACCACAAGAATATCTGGCGGCGCCTCTTCAAACAAGAGGACGACTCTGATGACCAAGAAGAAATAGATAATGAAACTAGCCCAGTTGCCCCAGAGAAGCCCGCTGAATCAGAAGCTGATGAGAGCCAAGCTAGCTCATCCGCCAGTCAAGAGGCTGACGCAGACCTGGAAGCGGCTAAAGCAGCTAGCCAGTCTGGGAAACTTGAGGAAGCGGACCCAGATGATAAGAAAGGCAGACTTCACCAAAGGCCTCCAATTGACCGCTTCCTTAATTGGGGAATTGTTATTTTAATTGTAGCTATCATTATCGTGACAGCTATTGCATTTTTTGTATAGGAGAGAAGAATGAAAATTGCTATTATCGCGGCTTTGAGCCGGGAAGTGAATTATTATATTGAAACCATTGATCATTTAGAGGAAAAGACAATCGCTGATATGACCTATTGGCTAGGTAGCTACCAAGGCAAGGACTTAGTGATCGCCCAATCCGGAGTCGGCAAGGTCAATGCTGCCTTAGCTACGACTGTCGTTGCTCTGGAAGACCCGGATGTGATTATTAATACCGGTTCAGCTGGAGCGATTGATCCTAGTTTAAAGATTGGGGATATTGTCTTGGCGGAATATGCCATCTACAATGATGTCGATGCGACTGCGTTTGATAATGTTTTAGGCCAAGTGGATGGGATGCCGGTTAACTACCCAACCGACCCTCAATGGCGTTCAGCTTTTTATCAGTATTATTCTGAACATGCTAGCCAAGCTAATATTAAAGTTGGTCCGATTGTTTCTGGGGATTCCTTTATTGCTAGCCAAGACAAGGTTAGATGGATTCAAAAGCACTTCCCAGGGGCCCTGTGTACCGAGATGGAAGGCACGGCGATAGGGCAAGTAGCTTATCGTTTTAAGATTCCTTTTGTCATTATCCGGGCCATCTCAGATACCGCTAACCATGATGCTAATATAACTTTTGAAGAGTTTATTGAAAAAGTGGGTCGTCAAAGCGCCCAAGCTACGCTGGACTTTATTGCAAAACTTCAATAAGTCTGCTTAGGAAGAAGTATCAGAAAAATATCGGTAAATAAATTGACAGCAAGCTAGATATTTAGTACACTAGTGGTTGTGTAAAATAATGCAGCAGAGTTGAAGCAAGCTCGTCAATAGTTCGCCCACGAATGGTGTAGTGAGTACCTGCGGCTGCATAGGGGAAAGCCTTGGATGAACTACACGAATGCGATCAATTCCATAATTATTTTACTCCAAACTAATTATTTAAAAAATGGAGGAAACAATTTATGTCACGTTATACAGGACCAAGCTGGAAGAAATCACGTCGTTATGGGATTTCCTTATCCGGAACTGGTAAAGAATTAGCCCGTCGCCCTTACGCTCCTGGTCAACATGGACCTAACCAACGTCGTAAGAGCTTATCTGAATACGGTCTTCAATTACAAGAAAAACAAAAATTACGTTTTATCTATGGTTTAACTGAAAAACAATTCCATAACCTATACAACCGTGCTGAAAAGGTTAAAGAAGGTACTGTAGGTACTAACTTCATGACCCTTTTAGAACAACGTTTAGACAACATGGTTTACCGTTTAGGTTTAGCTTCTACCCGTCGTCAAGCACGTCAATTAGTTTCCCACGGACATATCACTGTTGATGGTAACCGTGTTGACATTCCTTCTTACATTGTTGAAGTTGGACAAGTTATCGGCGTTCGTGAAAAATCTAAGGACTTACAAGTGATTAAAGACTCTGTTGAAGGTTTATACGGTCACGTTCCTTATGTTGAATTTGATGCTGATAAACTTGAAGGCTCATTATCACGCTTACCAGAACGCGATGAAATGAACCAAGAAATTGACGAATCACTTGTTGTTGAATACTACAACCAAGTTTAATCCGCTTTTAAAAAAGTCTGTTACAGTTTTTGTAACAGACTTTTATTGTTTACCGGCAGTAAGCCTTTCTTGGTCAATACTTTGCTCATTGCCCTGAGGCTAGTGTGGACTAAGTCCCAACTTTAGCGTATAATGTTTATTATTAGGTACAAAAGCGTCTTTTTAGCAATAGAGGGGGGAAGACAGTGGGATTTATAATTGCTCTAATCATCATCATTGTGATTATTTTGATTGGCTATGGCCTACTCTACTACTTAGGTCGCAAGCAAAGCAAAACCAACCTAGAACTTGATGAGAAGAAACAGGAGATCATGGCCATTCCTGTTGCAGATAAACTCTACACTATCCGGAATAAAAATGTGAGTGGTAATACACGCCGACTATTTGAGGCTGAACAAGCTAAGTGGCAAACCATTAAACAGTATAAGTTGCCTGAAATTGAAGCGGCACTGGTGCAGGCCCAGGCAGATGCTGATAAATTTTCGCTGATTAAGTCTCGAAAAACGGCCGAAGAAACTGAAAAGTTGATTTATGATACTTTGCAAGATGTTCAAAATATTAATCAATCCTTAGAAGAACTCTTAGCTAGTGAGTCAAAAAATGAAGCTTATTTTCAAGAGGTCAATGACCGCTATGCTAAAATAAGAAAACAACTCCTTGCCCATGGTTATGCCTACGGGGATTCACAAGAAACTTTGGAAAAGCATCTTTCTTATATTGAATTGGACTTTACCAAATACAATACCTTAATGAGTGATGCCGACTACTTAGCAGCTCATGATGTTTTAGACCAAACCAAGGAAGGTATTGAAGCCTTAGAAGCGATGATGGAAGAAATTCCTAAGCTATTGGATAAGATTGATAATGAATACGAAGAACAACTTGAAGACTTGAAATCAGGCTATTCGCAAATGCTAGATATGGACTTCCAATTCCCTTCTGGTGTGCGAGTTGACGAAGAAATTCAACAGGTAGAAAAGGGTATCGAGCAATGCTATGCCGCCTTAGCTGAATGCGATTTAAGTGAAACCTCTTCCTTAATGAGTGCAACGGAAACTCAAATTGACCGCAGCTATGAATTAATGGAAGTTGAATTACGAGCTAAGGAATATATTGAGAAAAATCAAGGTAACCTTGAGCAAAGAATTAACCAAGTCCGCCAAAGTAATCGCTATGGGTCACTAGAAATTGACCGGGTGTCACAAAACTATCTGCTCCATGATAATGAACTGGGCAAGTTACAGGACTACGCCGATCAAATTGATCGCATCCATGAAGAGGTGGATACCGTTAACCAACGCCTGGGAGCCCACGTCATTGCCTATACCGATATGCAGAGCGTTTATAAAGAAAAATATGAACAGCTTAATGAAATTGATAAGGCCCAATCCCATATTGTGGGGTCTTTAGCCAATCTCCGGCAAAAAGAACGCGATGCCCGTGACATGTTATACAGCTTTGACTTAGATATGCGTAACATGAAACGCCGGGTTAACCAATACCACTTACCTGGTCTCCCTGATCCTTATCTAGATCGGTATTTTGCTACTGAAGATAAAGTAGGCGAATTGGAACGTAAAATGAACCGGGTTAAATTGGATATGGATGAAATTGACCAACTCGTCAACGAAGTTTCTGAGGCGATTGAGCGCCTGGATTTAGAAACAGAAAATATGATTGACCAAGCCTTATTGACCGAACAAACCGTTCAATATGCTAACCGCTACCGGGCCAACCATCCTGAACTGAATCAAGCCATCGAAAAATCTTCTTATTACTTTAATCAAACTTTCGATTATAAAAAGGCCCATCAAACTATTAGTCAAGCGGTTGACCAATTAGAGTCAGGAGCTTCCAATAAAGTTGAGAACCAATATCGTCAAGAGAAAGAAGAGCGTTTGTTTTAAATATTAATAGGGACTCATTGACCAGTCTCTAAACAAGAAAAGTGCTTCAATCAATTGGATAGCTATTGATTTGATGCACTTTTGCTTTTTATCCATTGATTGAATGACTAGCAGTCACTATTTTGACCGTGTATAAAGGAGTAATCATGTCAGAAATCATTTATTTTGATAATAGTGCAACAACTAAAATTGATCCTGCCGCTTTAAAGTCCCTGGTGATGACTATGGAGAATTATTACGGCAACCCTTCCAGCTTGCATGACCTAGGTAACCAAGCCAAAGCCCTGCTTACTAAAGCCCGTCAACAAATCGCAGAACTCTGTGGCTGTCAGGCTGAGGAAATCTTTTTTACCAGTGGAGGAACCGAATCCAATAATTGGGCTCTCAAAGGGACTGCCTATGAAAAGGCTGGCCGGGGCAAACATATTATTACTTCTAGTGTTGAACACCCCTCAGTTAGCCATACTTTAAAAGAGCTAGAACAAGAAGGCTTTGAAGTGACTTACTTACCCGTTGATAAGGAAGGACGGGTAAATTCCAAGGATCTTCAGGCCGCCTTACGACCAGATACGATTCTGGTTTCCATCATGGCCGTAAATAATGAAATTGGGACCATCCAACCGATCAAGGAAATTGCTGAAATTTTAACCGATTTTCCCACTATCCACTTCCATGTCGATGGCGTCCAAAGTTTGGGACGCTTTGAAAATCCTCTCATCCATTCTCGTGTCGACCTTTACTCCTTCTCATCCCATAAATTTAATGGGCCTCGGGGAGTGGGGATTCTCTACAAAAAGAAAAATCGGACTTTGAAGAATTTAGTAGAAGGTGGCGGCCAAGAAGCAAATCTACGAAGTGGAACCGAAAACTTACCCGGAATTGTGGCAACAGCCAAGGCCTTCCGGTTAAGTTTAGAACGGGCCCAAGAAGAAAATCAGCGCCAAGAAGCCATCCAGACTTTAATCAGAGATTACCTCAAACAATATCCTGATACCATTCGGATTTTTTCTCCTGAATCAGGCGCCTCTCCCCATGTGCTCTGCTTTGCCTTAAAGGCGGTACGTGGAGAAGTGATGGTTCACGCTTTGGAAGAAAAGGGCATTTATGTGTCCACCACCAGCGCCTGTTCCAGCCGGCAAACCGGTCATTCTTCATCGACCTTACTAGCCATGGGCGTTGATGGCTCTTGGG
The nucleotide sequence above comes from Aerococcus urinae. Encoded proteins:
- a CDS encoding GlsB/YeaQ/YmgE family stress response membrane protein, with translation MGWIWSLIVGGVLGAIAGAIIGRDVPGGVIGNVIAGILGSWLGGKLMSGFGPEIGGFYIIPTLLGAIIILLIYYWLAKKLG
- a CDS encoding NUDIX hydrolase codes for the protein MEFGEKTLNKKTIYQGSLIEVEKHVVELQNKEKANREIIHHAPAVAILAINDGKLLLVKQYRKAIEKAILEIPAGLVDPGEDLLTAAKRELEEETAFQAENWQALDKFYVSPGYLDEYLQVYQASTLAKVAHPKAQDADEHIEVFQLSFEEAQAAIENGDICDMKTIYAVKQWEIDRLRGEKK
- a CDS encoding septation ring formation regulator EzrA; its protein translation is MGFIIALIIIIVIILIGYGLLYYLGRKQSKTNLELDEKKQEIMAIPVADKLYTIRNKNVSGNTRRLFEAEQAKWQTIKQYKLPEIEAALVQAQADADKFSLIKSRKTAEETEKLIYDTLQDVQNINQSLEELLASESKNEAYFQEVNDRYAKIRKQLLAHGYAYGDSQETLEKHLSYIELDFTKYNTLMSDADYLAAHDVLDQTKEGIEALEAMMEEIPKLLDKIDNEYEEQLEDLKSGYSQMLDMDFQFPSGVRVDEEIQQVEKGIEQCYAALAECDLSETSSLMSATETQIDRSYELMEVELRAKEYIEKNQGNLEQRINQVRQSNRYGSLEIDRVSQNYLLHDNELGKLQDYADQIDRIHEEVDTVNQRLGAHVIAYTDMQSVYKEKYEQLNEIDKAQSHIVGSLANLRQKERDARDMLYSFDLDMRNMKRRVNQYHLPGLPDPYLDRYFATEDKVGELERKMNRVKLDMDEIDQLVNEVSEAIERLDLETENMIDQALLTEQTVQYANRYRANHPELNQAIEKSSYYFNQTFDYKKAHQTISQAVDQLESGASNKVENQYRQEKEERLF
- a CDS encoding 5'-methylthioadenosine/adenosylhomocysteine nucleosidase yields the protein MKIAIIAALSREVNYYIETIDHLEEKTIADMTYWLGSYQGKDLVIAQSGVGKVNAALATTVVALEDPDVIINTGSAGAIDPSLKIGDIVLAEYAIYNDVDATAFDNVLGQVDGMPVNYPTDPQWRSAFYQYYSEHASQANIKVGPIVSGDSFIASQDKVRWIQKHFPGALCTEMEGTAIGQVAYRFKIPFVIIRAISDTANHDANITFEEFIEKVGRQSAQATLDFIAKLQ
- a CDS encoding cysteine desulfurase family protein yields the protein MIYFDNSATTKIDPAALKSLVMTMENYYGNPSSLHDLGNQAKALLTKARQQIAELCGCQAEEIFFTSGGTESNNWALKGTAYEKAGRGKHIITSSVEHPSVSHTLKELEQEGFEVTYLPVDKEGRVNSKDLQAALRPDTILVSIMAVNNEIGTIQPIKEIAEILTDFPTIHFHVDGVQSLGRFENPLIHSRVDLYSFSSHKFNGPRGVGILYKKKNRTLKNLVEGGGQEANLRSGTENLPGIVATAKAFRLSLERAQEENQRQEAIQTLIRDYLKQYPDTIRIFSPESGASPHVLCFALKAVRGEVMVHALEEKGIYVSTTSACSSRQTGHSSSTLLAMGVDGSWAHSAIRLSFGFENTVEEAQRFVDTFEELRQKFTVIQ
- the rpsD gene encoding 30S ribosomal protein S4: MSRYTGPSWKKSRRYGISLSGTGKELARRPYAPGQHGPNQRRKSLSEYGLQLQEKQKLRFIYGLTEKQFHNLYNRAEKVKEGTVGTNFMTLLEQRLDNMVYRLGLASTRRQARQLVSHGHITVDGNRVDIPSYIVEVGQVIGVREKSKDLQVIKDSVEGLYGHVPYVEFDADKLEGSLSRLPERDEMNQEIDESLVVEYYNQV